One window of Paenibacillus albicereus genomic DNA carries:
- a CDS encoding Na(+)/H(+) antiporter subunit C has protein sequence MELLLALAVGALFGVGVYMILARSLLRVILGLSLLTHSVHLLLLTMSGLKSGAAPLLGQQAERYVDPLPQALILTSIVISFGMTSLYFVLAYKAYKKIGTDDTELLRREAND, from the coding sequence ATGGAGCTGCTGCTCGCGCTCGCCGTCGGCGCCCTGTTCGGCGTCGGCGTGTACATGATCTTGGCCCGAAGCCTGCTGCGCGTCATCCTCGGCCTGTCCCTGCTGACGCACAGCGTCCATCTGCTGCTGCTGACAATGTCCGGCCTCAAGAGCGGCGCGGCCCCGCTGCTCGGCCAGCAAGCCGAGCGCTACGTCGATCCGCTGCCGCAGGCGCTCATCCTCACGTCGATCGTCATCAGCTTCGGCATGACGTCGCTTTATTTCGTCCTTGCCTACAAGGCGTACAAAAAAATCGGCACCGACGACACGGAGCTGCTCAGGAGGGAAGCGAATGACTAA